One segment of Marvinbryantia formatexigens DSM 14469 DNA contains the following:
- a CDS encoding ArsR/SmtB family transcription factor, whose protein sequence is MVKYMECNIDEMERVCSLGKALSSPVRLEMLQLLYENSLIIGEIAKKMDLPASSTAFHLKILEQAGLIRMEEQPGTRGTMKLCTRKVDIVSLGLVRRNKDINEMFSAELPVGAFSSCRVSPTCGLCAPDGVIGNEDKEFCFYYPERMKAGLLWTSSGYVEYRFANGVPADREVTRLLFSAELCSEAPGYREDWKSDITLWVNETDCGTFTSAGDFGGRRGRLTPSIWPDGSSQYGQLTEWEVRGDGTYINGIRVSDTTIGDLNLMNRAYVAVRLGNREDAKYVGGLNLFGKQFGDYAQDLVLTMEYL, encoded by the coding sequence ATGGTAAAATATATGGAATGTAACATTGATGAGATGGAGCGTGTCTGCAGCCTGGGGAAGGCGCTCTCTTCTCCGGTACGACTGGAAATGCTGCAGCTTTTATACGAAAACAGTCTGATTATCGGAGAGATAGCGAAGAAGATGGACCTTCCGGCATCGAGCACGGCGTTTCATCTGAAAATTCTGGAGCAGGCGGGGCTGATTCGCATGGAAGAGCAGCCGGGAACGAGAGGAACGATGAAGCTGTGCACCAGAAAGGTGGATATCGTATCACTGGGACTGGTAAGAAGGAATAAGGACATTAATGAAATGTTCAGTGCGGAGCTTCCAGTCGGAGCTTTCAGCAGCTGCCGGGTCTCGCCTACCTGCGGGCTGTGTGCGCCGGACGGTGTTATCGGTAATGAGGATAAGGAATTCTGCTTTTATTATCCGGAACGGATGAAGGCGGGGCTGCTCTGGACCTCCTCCGGCTATGTGGAGTACCGGTTTGCCAACGGCGTACCGGCAGACAGGGAGGTTACGCGGCTTCTGTTTTCGGCGGAGCTCTGTTCTGAGGCGCCGGGATACCGGGAGGACTGGAAATCGGATATCACACTGTGGGTAAATGAGACGGACTGCGGCACTTTTACCAGCGCGGGAGATTTTGGCGGACGCCGGGGAAGGCTGACGCCGTCCATCTGGCCGGACGGCTCCAGCCAGTATGGACAGCTTACGGAATGGGAGGTGCGCGGCGACGGCACCTACATCAACGGAATCCGGGTCTCCGATACCACGATCGGGGATTTGAATCTGATGAACCGGGCTTATGTTGCTGTCCGGCTTGGAAACAGAGAAGACGCAAAATATGTCGGCGGTCTGAATCTGTTCGGAAAGCAGTTTGGAGATTACGCACAGGACCTGGTTCTGACAATGGAATATCTGTGA
- a CDS encoding prolyl-tRNA synthetase associated domain-containing protein, translating into MEGIIYTKAPSDGRLPKEMAVYRLLDELGISYERVDHPPAMSIDDCHNVDEILGIQICKNLFLCNRQQTDFYLLMMPGKKPFKTKELSRQIGTARLSFADERHMEELLNITPGSVSIMGLMNDTQNRVRLLIDEDVFHDEYVGFHPCINTSSIKAKAADIWKKFLPAVHHDYTVVHLEG; encoded by the coding sequence ATGGAAGGAATTATATATACAAAGGCGCCGTCGGACGGGCGTCTGCCAAAGGAAATGGCGGTGTACCGGCTTCTGGATGAGCTGGGAATTTCGTATGAGCGGGTGGATCATCCGCCGGCAATGTCGATCGATGACTGTCACAACGTGGATGAAATTCTGGGAATCCAGATTTGCAAAAATCTTTTTCTGTGCAATCGTCAGCAGACAGATTTTTATCTGCTGATGATGCCGGGGAAAAAGCCGTTTAAGACAAAGGAGCTGAGCAGACAGATTGGCACGGCGCGGCTGTCCTTTGCCGATGAGCGCCATATGGAGGAGCTGCTTAATATTACGCCGGGGTCTGTCAGCATCATGGGGCTGATGAACGATACGCAGAATCGTGTGCGGCTGCTGATAGACGAGGACGTTTTTCACGATGAGTACGTGGGCTTTCATCCGTGCATCAATACAAGCAGCATTAAGGCGAAGGCGGCGGATATCTGGAAAAAATTTCTGCCGGCGGTGCATCACGATTATACCGTGGTGCATCTGGAAGGATAA
- a CDS encoding phosphoribosylanthranilate isomerase, translating to MCDKNTGAAVRLKICGLSRPCDIDYVNEAHPDFAGFVVNYPKSRRSVTPQQLAQLRAHLDEGVLPVGVFVNEAPELVAKLLNDGIISLAQLHGDEDENYLKRLRTLTDGRLIQAFTIRSEKDAKLAMQSTADYILLDNGKGTGERFDWRFIREISRPWILAGGLTPENIRQAAESLRPWALDLSSGVETDGYKDRAKILAAAAAIRNMAGII from the coding sequence ATGTGTGACAAAAATACCGGGGCGGCGGTCAGACTAAAAATCTGCGGTCTGAGCCGGCCGTGTGATATTGATTATGTGAATGAGGCACATCCGGATTTTGCCGGATTCGTGGTAAATTATCCGAAAAGCCGCCGGAGTGTGACGCCGCAGCAGCTTGCGCAGCTCCGGGCACACCTGGATGAAGGGGTACTTCCCGTGGGGGTGTTCGTGAATGAAGCGCCGGAGCTGGTTGCGAAGCTTCTGAATGATGGAATCATTTCGCTGGCGCAGCTTCACGGCGACGAGGATGAAAACTATCTGAAGCGGTTGCGGACGCTGACGGACGGCAGGCTTATTCAGGCTTTTACGATTCGCAGTGAAAAGGATGCAAAGCTTGCAATGCAGAGCACGGCGGATTATATTTTGCTGGATAACGGCAAGGGCACCGGGGAGCGCTTTGACTGGCGCTTTATCCGGGAAATTTCCCGCCCGTGGATACTGGCGGGTGGACTTACGCCGGAAAATATACGTCAGGCGGCGGAATCGCTGCGACCGTGGGCTTTGGATTTATCGAGCGGCGTGGAGACAGACGGATATAAAGACCGCGCGAAAATACTGGCGGCCGCCGCGGCAATCCGGAACATGGCGGGGATTATATGA
- the trpD gene encoding anthranilate phosphoribosyltransferase: MIKEAIIALSKKQDLTYEQAEAVMNEIMSGEATDVQKAAYLTALSLKGETIDEITASAAGMRAHCIKLLHDLDVLEIVGTGGDGSNSFNISTTASLVIAAGGVPVAKHGNRAASSKSGAADVLEALGVNITIAPEKSAELLKEIGICFLFAQNYHIAMKYVAPIRRELGIRTVFNILGPLSNPAGANMELMGVYDESLVEPLAQVMAKLGVKKGMVVYGQDKLDEISMCAPTSVCEIRDGWFQSYEITPEQFGYTRCDKEELVGGTPQENAKITKDILNGTERGAKRCAVCLNAGAALYIAGKTQTIEEGVRMAEQLIDSGAAQKKLEEFVERSNA; this comes from the coding sequence ATGATTAAAGAAGCGATTATTGCATTATCAAAGAAGCAGGACCTCACATATGAACAGGCGGAAGCCGTGATGAATGAGATTATGAGCGGCGAGGCGACCGACGTGCAGAAGGCGGCATACCTAACGGCGCTGTCGCTGAAGGGAGAGACGATTGACGAAATTACGGCATCGGCGGCGGGGATGCGGGCGCACTGCATTAAGCTGCTGCATGATCTGGATGTGCTGGAAATTGTCGGAACCGGCGGGGATGGTTCAAATTCCTTCAATATTTCTACGACGGCATCCCTGGTGATCGCCGCAGGCGGCGTGCCGGTGGCAAAGCATGGCAACCGTGCGGCTTCCTCAAAATCGGGGGCGGCGGATGTGCTGGAAGCGCTTGGCGTGAATATCACCATTGCGCCGGAAAAGAGCGCGGAGCTTTTAAAGGAAATCGGCATCTGCTTCCTGTTTGCGCAGAATTATCATATTGCTATGAAATATGTTGCACCAATCCGCCGCGAGCTTGGTATCCGCACCGTGTTTAATATTCTTGGACCGCTTTCCAATCCGGCGGGAGCGAACATGGAGCTGATGGGCGTTTATGATGAAAGTCTGGTGGAGCCTCTGGCGCAGGTAATGGCAAAGCTTGGCGTGAAAAAGGGCATGGTGGTGTATGGACAGGATAAGCTCGATGAAATATCCATGTGCGCTCCGACCAGTGTATGTGAAATACGCGACGGCTGGTTCCAGTCTTACGAGATCACGCCGGAGCAGTTCGGTTATACGCGCTGCGATAAAGAAGAGCTGGTGGGCGGAACCCCGCAGGAAAACGCAAAAATCACAAAAGATATTTTAAATGGAACGGAGCGCGGTGCCAAACGCTGCGCGGTCTGCCTGAATGCCGGGGCGGCGCTTTATATTGCTGGAAAGACGCAGACCATCGAGGAAGGCGTGCGTATGGCGGAGCAGCTTATTGACAGTGGGGCGGCGCAAAAGAAACTGGAAGAATTCGTGGAAAGAAGTAATGCATAG
- the trpB gene encoding tryptophan synthase subunit beta, whose product MSAGRFGIHGGQYIPETLMNAVLELEDAYNYYKNDAQFQQELTQLLNDYAGRPSRLYYAQRMTEDLGGAKIYLKREDLNHTGAHKINNVLGQVLLAKKMGKTRVIAETGAGQHGVATATAAALMGMECEVFMGEEDTKRQALNVYRMRLLGAQVHAVTSGTGTLKDAVSETMREWTNRVEDTHYVLGSCMGPHPFPTIVRDFQAVISKEIKQQILEKEGKLPDAVLACVGGGSNAIGAFYHFIEDEEVQLIGCEAAGRGVNTAETAATIATGRLGIFHGMKSYFCQDEYGQIAPVYSISAGLDYPGIGPEHADLYDKGRAQYVAITDDEAVDAFEYLSKMEGVIPAIESAHAVAYARKLAPTMRKDQIIVINLSGRGDKDCAAIARYRGEDIHE is encoded by the coding sequence ATGAGTGCAGGAAGATTTGGGATACACGGCGGACAGTACATTCCGGAAACGCTGATGAATGCGGTTCTGGAACTGGAAGACGCTTACAACTATTATAAAAATGATGCGCAGTTTCAGCAGGAGCTGACGCAGCTCCTGAATGATTACGCAGGCAGACCTTCGCGTCTGTATTATGCGCAGCGCATGACGGAGGACCTGGGCGGAGCGAAGATTTATCTGAAAAGAGAGGATTTAAACCATACAGGTGCACACAAAATCAACAACGTGCTTGGACAGGTGCTGCTTGCAAAGAAGATGGGGAAAACCCGCGTGATTGCTGAGACGGGCGCCGGACAGCATGGTGTTGCTACGGCAACAGCGGCGGCGCTGATGGGCATGGAGTGCGAGGTCTTTATGGGTGAGGAGGACACGAAGCGTCAGGCGCTGAATGTTTACCGTATGCGTCTGCTGGGGGCGCAGGTACACGCCGTCACCTCCGGCACCGGCACCTTGAAGGATGCTGTTTCCGAGACAATGCGCGAGTGGACGAACCGCGTGGAGGACACACATTATGTGCTTGGTTCCTGCATGGGACCGCATCCGTTCCCGACGATCGTGCGGGATTTCCAGGCGGTTATTTCAAAGGAAATAAAGCAGCAGATACTGGAAAAGGAAGGAAAGCTGCCGGATGCGGTGCTCGCCTGTGTGGGCGGCGGCTCTAATGCAATCGGCGCATTTTATCATTTTATTGAGGATGAAGAGGTGCAGCTGATCGGCTGCGAGGCAGCGGGACGCGGCGTGAATACTGCGGAGACGGCGGCTACCATCGCAACCGGGCGGCTGGGTATTTTTCACGGTATGAAATCGTATTTCTGCCAGGATGAGTATGGACAGATTGCGCCGGTATATTCTATTTCCGCCGGGCTGGATTATCCGGGCATCGGACCGGAGCATGCGGATCTCTATGATAAAGGACGCGCGCAATATGTTGCAATTACCGACGACGAGGCGGTGGATGCCTTTGAATATCTGTCGAAGATGGAGGGCGTGATCCCGGCAATCGAGAGCGCCCATGCGGTTGCCTATGCGCGCAAGCTTGCGCCGACGATGCGCAAAGACCAGATTATTGTTATCAACCTGTCCGGCAGAGGAGATAAGGACTGCGCGGCAATCGCCAGATACAGAGGGGAGGATATTCATGAGTAA
- a CDS encoding anthranilate synthase component II, which produces MILLIDNYDSFSYNLVQYISSVELDIRVIRNDACDISQIEEMHPEAIVLSPGPGRPADAGICIEAICYFKDKVPVLGVCLGHQAICEAFGGVVSYAKKLMHGKTSQAELLGKSPLFEGLQSPIKVARYHSLAAQRESLPPELIVTAQTADGEIMAVQHRDYPVYGVQFHPESVLTPDGLKIIQNFVNIAKGRKQA; this is translated from the coding sequence ATGATTTTACTGATTGATAATTATGACAGCTTTTCCTACAATCTTGTACAGTATATCAGCAGTGTGGAGCTGGATATAAGGGTTATCCGCAATGATGCATGTGACATATCACAGATTGAAGAGATGCATCCGGAGGCAATCGTGCTTTCACCGGGACCGGGACGCCCGGCGGATGCGGGTATCTGCATAGAAGCAATATGTTACTTTAAAGATAAGGTGCCGGTTCTGGGCGTCTGCCTCGGACACCAGGCAATCTGCGAAGCGTTTGGCGGTGTAGTTTCCTACGCGAAAAAGCTGATGCACGGGAAAACCTCGCAGGCGGAGCTTTTAGGGAAATCACCTCTGTTTGAAGGTCTGCAAAGTCCAATAAAGGTGGCAAGATATCATTCACTTGCGGCGCAAAGAGAAAGCCTGCCGCCGGAGCTTATCGTTACCGCGCAGACGGCGGACGGCGAAATCATGGCGGTGCAGCACCGGGATTATCCGGTATATGGCGTGCAGTTTCATCCGGAGTCTGTTCTGACACCGGATGGATTGAAAATCATACAAAATTTTGTAAATATAGCGAAAGGAAGAAAACAGGCATGA
- the trpA gene encoding tryptophan synthase subunit alpha has product MSNIQRAFENGKVFIPFITCGDPSLDITEQLVYAAEEAGADLIELGIPFSDPTAEGPVIQAANLRALTGGVTTDDIFDMVRRIRKKTDIPMVFMTYANVVFSYGYQQAAQERRAEAGCQKGADSGNGSTDCENSGMPSVGGRDCADSGSGTERFIRTAAEIGMDGLILPDVPYEEKEEFDMVCKKYGLDFISLIAPTSHERIRRIAADASGFVYCVSSMGVTGMRSEITSDVGSMVRLVKETKDIPCAVGFGISTPEQAAKMAALSDGAIVGSAIVRLCGQYGKECVPYVREYIRTMKEAL; this is encoded by the coding sequence ATGAGTAACATTCAGAGGGCATTTGAAAATGGGAAGGTATTTATTCCGTTCATTACCTGCGGCGACCCGTCGCTGGATATCACGGAGCAGCTTGTATATGCGGCGGAGGAAGCGGGCGCTGATTTAATTGAGCTTGGGATTCCGTTTTCCGACCCGACGGCGGAGGGACCGGTGATACAGGCGGCAAATCTGCGCGCGCTGACAGGCGGAGTGACGACTGACGATATTTTTGATATGGTGCGCCGCATCCGCAAAAAAACAGACATTCCGATGGTATTTATGACGTATGCGAATGTGGTGTTTTCCTATGGCTACCAGCAGGCGGCGCAGGAGCGCCGGGCGGAGGCGGGCTGTCAAAAGGGCGCGGATTCCGGAAACGGCAGCACGGACTGCGAAAATAGCGGGATGCCTTCTGTGGGCGGCAGAGACTGCGCAGATAGTGGCAGCGGCACAGAACGTTTTATCCGGACAGCGGCGGAAATCGGCATGGATGGCCTGATTCTGCCGGATGTACCTTATGAGGAAAAAGAAGAGTTCGATATGGTGTGCAAAAAATACGGGCTGGATTTTATTTCTCTGATTGCGCCTACCTCGCATGAGCGTATCCGGCGGATCGCGGCGGACGCCAGCGGATTCGTATACTGCGTATCTTCTATGGGCGTAACAGGTATGCGTTCGGAAATTACTTCAGATGTAGGAAGCATGGTAAGGCTGGTAAAGGAAACAAAGGATATTCCCTGCGCGGTCGGATTTGGAATTTCCACACCGGAGCAGGCGGCGAAGATGGCGGCGCTGTCGGACGGAGCAATCGTGGGAAGCGCGATCGTGCGTCTCTGCGGACAGTACGGGAAGGAATGTGTTCCGTATGTCAGAGAATACATCCGCACCATGAAGGAAGCGCTGTAA
- a CDS encoding extracellular solute-binding protein — protein MKRKWTTLLLGASMTLALGGMAFAEEADVNEDGTVNNPEAVQVDENKLVFWSLFTGGDGEYMQKIIDDYNAGGPTKEVQSITLVWDDYYTKLQTAVAAKKGPDIGISHASKLSELVDQGVVESISPYLEELGVDLSTMYAENSLDAVTYDGEIYAVPLDTHAEILYYNTDILEKAGVELNEDGTLSISSADEFTEILDKCKAVMEDGQSVIALTNNGDDPYRTWWATYFQMGGTPLVNDEGTEVTLDKDIAVQAAEWVKSLYDNGYVLEGISDHQKLFQAGDAAFLIGGTWAVGVMEETEGLNFGAQSWPQLFDNASCWADSHTLILPVNPDRTEEETLAAVEFLVSASKDGGATWAGSGQIPACLEVVDSDAFLGLPCRENYKSALDNAVLPSKNPAFYAMKAGMIESLDTLWTGTADAAGAIDALYNELESNLQ, from the coding sequence ATGAAACGGAAATGGACGACATTATTACTTGGCGCATCAATGACGCTGGCACTCGGAGGAATGGCATTTGCAGAGGAAGCGGATGTAAATGAAGACGGTACCGTAAACAACCCGGAGGCAGTCCAGGTAGACGAGAACAAGCTGGTATTCTGGTCACTGTTTACCGGCGGCGACGGCGAGTATATGCAGAAGATCATCGACGACTACAATGCCGGCGGTCCGACGAAGGAGGTACAGTCTATCACACTGGTATGGGATGACTATTATACAAAGCTTCAGACGGCGGTAGCGGCAAAGAAAGGTCCGGACATCGGCATTTCCCATGCGTCAAAGCTGTCAGAGCTGGTAGACCAGGGCGTGGTAGAATCTATATCCCCGTATCTGGAGGAGCTTGGCGTAGACCTTTCCACCATGTATGCGGAAAATTCTCTGGATGCCGTTACATACGACGGTGAGATTTATGCAGTTCCGCTCGATACACACGCTGAGATTCTTTACTACAACACGGACATTCTGGAAAAAGCGGGCGTGGAGCTGAACGAGGACGGCACGCTGTCCATCTCGTCGGCAGACGAATTTACAGAAATTCTGGATAAATGCAAGGCTGTCATGGAAGACGGACAGAGCGTTATTGCCCTGACAAACAACGGCGACGACCCGTACCGTACCTGGTGGGCAACCTACTTCCAGATGGGCGGCACACCGCTGGTAAACGATGAGGGTACAGAGGTAACGCTTGATAAGGATATCGCAGTGCAGGCGGCAGAATGGGTAAAATCTCTGTATGACAACGGTTATGTTCTGGAGGGTATCTCAGACCATCAGAAGCTGTTCCAGGCAGGCGACGCTGCGTTCCTGATTGGCGGAACCTGGGCGGTAGGCGTTATGGAAGAGACAGAAGGACTGAATTTCGGTGCGCAGTCATGGCCGCAGCTTTTTGACAATGCTTCCTGCTGGGCAGATTCCCACACACTGATTCTTCCGGTAAATCCGGACAGAACAGAAGAGGAAACACTGGCGGCTGTTGAGTTTCTCGTGAGCGCGTCTAAAGACGGCGGCGCTACCTGGGCAGGCTCCGGACAGATTCCGGCGTGCCTGGAGGTTGTAGACAGCGACGCATTCCTCGGACTGCCGTGCAGAGAAAATTACAAATCAGCGCTTGATAATGCGGTGCTTCCTTCCAAGAACCCGGCGTTCTATGCGATGAAAGCGGGCATGATTGAAAGCCTGGATACGCTGTGGACCGGTACGGCGGATGCAGCAGGTGCGATTGACGCACTTTATAATGAACTGGAGTCCAATCTGCAGTAA
- the trpC gene encoding indole-3-glycerol phosphate synthase TrpC, translating into MNILDEIAAKTRERIAQEKRNVSPETMRREAEAALRHETEAAQCREAETALRRETEAAQRREAESILQWELAGAQKEVSSETGKACGVRLPFEAALAAEGISFICEVKKASPSKGIIAEEFPYLNIAKEYEAAGAAAISCLTEPYWFLGKDAYLQEIAAQVNIPVLRKDFTVDEYMIYQAKALGASAVLLICAILDDGQLKAYGQLAAELGMSALVEAHTEEEIARALAADARILGINNRNLKNFQVDITQSRRLRELVPDDVLFVSESGIKTPQDVAALRQNGTDAVLIGETLMRAPDKKVMLDMLRGNVV; encoded by the coding sequence ATGAATATTTTAGATGAAATTGCGGCAAAAACCAGGGAGCGGATTGCACAGGAGAAACGCAATGTTTCCCCGGAAACCATGCGCCGGGAGGCGGAGGCTGCGCTGCGCCATGAAACAGAGGCTGCACAGTGCCGGGAGGCGGAGACTGCGCTGCGCCGTGAAACAGAGGCTGCACAGCGGCGGGAGGCGGAGAGCATACTGCAATGGGAGCTGGCGGGGGCACAAAAAGAAGTCTCGTCAGAAACCGGAAAGGCGTGCGGCGTGCGCCTTCCATTTGAGGCAGCGCTGGCGGCGGAAGGAATTTCCTTTATCTGCGAGGTGAAGAAGGCGTCCCCGTCGAAAGGAATTATTGCGGAAGAGTTTCCGTATCTGAATATCGCAAAAGAATATGAGGCAGCGGGGGCTGCAGCAATCTCCTGCCTGACGGAGCCATACTGGTTCCTTGGAAAGGACGCGTATCTGCAGGAGATTGCAGCGCAGGTGAATATCCCGGTGCTGCGCAAGGACTTTACGGTTGACGAATATATGATTTACCAGGCAAAGGCGCTGGGCGCGTCCGCGGTTCTTCTGATTTGCGCTATTCTGGATGACGGACAGCTGAAAGCTTACGGACAGCTTGCCGCAGAATTGGGAATGTCAGCTCTGGTGGAAGCGCACACAGAAGAAGAAATTGCCCGCGCGCTGGCGGCGGATGCCCGAATTCTGGGCATCAATAACCGCAATCTGAAAAATTTTCAGGTAGATATTACCCAGAGCCGCAGACTGCGCGAGCTGGTGCCGGATGATGTACTGTTCGTGTCGGAGAGCGGGATAAAGACGCCGCAGGACGTCGCAGCACTGCGGCAGAATGGCACAGATGCCGTTCTGATAGGAGAGACATTGATGCGGGCACCGGATAAAAAAGTGATGCTGGATATGCTGCGCGGAAATGTTGTATAA